A stretch of Babesia bigemina genome assembly Bbig001, chromosome : III DNA encodes these proteins:
- a CDS encoding Iron-sulphur cluster biosynthesis domain containing protein, putative encodes MGKVKSFFRVLACPKKGGTRSTRTRAQDKPSNEAAEDTSGHIFKKNISVDEEENFSELRGDNFSFSAIVNSTDAVVQQPECAFANFNQQMSIECPEGSRQHVAIFSLCNILLFKIKQDLLLALFCLHRQSMRVHLRRQFVKKIAYVFKRNLENSARHAVITLRRYRMPLQHHPKFLIAITRIENNLEKPVVRNVQASFQALRNRRPPVTPPGSTSQRSHAASEGKRQGSIISSKPDSAYICNKSLGVSSTQLTQGYQPRSNTTGTSRPIKLNDLARHRASTLSGNGAVDANGAHLRAAQSCHSKSASTGPSVTRDDKGAALKCVDECIQQDIHNKTDCSSSKQVDKKKIGNSIFQNAIKGAQRSIPAVAEQKTNIIWELDFFTCEPYVSYAYKSIRCSSLTRNDAPVSVTVTPNALQRLKFLTRGNENRSLVVSVTGGGCSGFQYNFKIVDDTNDLRCIYDSDNCMKVFSDDASLELIDSCTIDYQNNLVGSKFVLDNIRNLSKRCSCGNSFDIKD; translated from the exons ATGGGTAAAGTGAAGTCATTTTTCAGGGTCCTTGCCTGCCCCAAAAAAGGTGGGACCAGAAGTACCCGAACAAGAGCGCAAGACAAGCCATCAAACGAGGCTGCCGAGGATACCAGTGGACACATATTTAAGAAGAACATATCGGTCGATGAAGAAGAGAACTTTTCCGAGTTGCGTGGCGACAACTTCTCGTTCTCTGCCATTGTAAACTCAACGGATGCCGTTGTACAGCAACCGGAATGCGCTTTTGCGAATTTCAATCAGCAGATGTCAATTGAATGTCCAGAAGGTAGTCGACAACATGTAGCTATTTTTTCGTTGTGTAACATCCTTTTGTTCAAGATTAAGCAGGACCTTCTACTCGCTTTATTCTGCCTACACAGGCAATCGATGCGAGTCCATTTGAGGCGCCAGTTTGTTAAAAAAATTGCTTATGTTTTCAAACGCAACCTCGAAAATTCTGCCAG GCACGCCGTCATCACGCTAAGACGTTACCGAATGCCACTACAACACCATCCAAAGTTCCTGATTGCCATCACCAGAATCGAAAACAACCTTGAAAAACCGGTAGTGAGGAATGTGCAAGCGTCCTTCCAAGCCTTGAGAAATAGAAGACCTCCAGTCACTCCACCAGGGTCTACGAGTCAAAGGAGCCACGCAGCGTCTGAAGGCAAGCGGCAGGGATCTATCATTTCTTCTAAGCCTGATTCTGCTTACATCTGCAATAAGTCGCTCGGGGTGTCATCTACTCAACTGACTCAAGGTTACCAACCGCGGTCTAATACAACTGGCACCTCTCGGCCCATCAAACTGAATGATTTAGCCAGACACCGGGCATCTACATTATCTGGAAACGGTGCTGTAGATGCTAATGGAGCCCACTTAAGGGCAGCTCAATCTTGCCACTCCAAAAGTGCGTCAACTGGGCCGTCGGTTACACGCGATGATAAAGGCGCAGCATTAAAATGTGTAGATGAGTGCATTCAACAAGATATTCACAACAAAACGGATTGCAGCAGTAGCAAACAGGTGGATAAGAAAAAAATTGGCAATTCAATCTTCCAAAACGCCATAAAAGGCGCACAGCGCTCTATTCCGGCCGTAGCGGAGCAGAAGACAAACATTATATGGGAACTAGATTTCTTCACATGTGAGCCTTACGTATCCTATGCCTACAAGTCCATTAGATGTTCATCATTAACGCGCAATGATGCGCCTGT AAGTGTCACCGTTACGCCTAACGCATTACAACGTCTGAAGTTCCTCACCCGAGGCAACGAAAACAGGAGCCTGGTCGTCTCAGTCACGGGAGGAGGGTGCTCAGGTTTTCAGTATAACTTCAAAATAGTGGATGATACGAATGATCTAAG GTGCATATACGATAGCGACAATTGCATGAAAGTATTCAGTGACGATGCGAGTTTGGAACTAATCGATTCGTGTACCATAGACTATCAGAACAACCTGGTAGGGTCGAAGTTCGTGCTTGATAACATAAGGAACCTCTCGAAGCGTTGTTCTTGCGGAAACTCTTTTGATATCAAAGATTAA